In Haloarchaeobius litoreus, the following are encoded in one genomic region:
- a CDS encoding aminotransferase class III-fold pyridoxal phosphate-dependent enzyme, translating into MDRDTAEPRVREMPGEKAKQWVEYHHQFSAPSTYVYDFVWDITEESEGPFCTDVDGNVLLDFTSHVAAAPLGYNNPKVLEPLSDLELFDPVKIAGQDFYASGGWPPEDPDIPTPTQLMDRLIDATDHYDMDRVFLSNSGAEAVENAIKICYNQRGHRAFTFEGAFHGRTLGALSLNRSKTVHRKGYPEVPGVVSVPYISTDEEYEQRWCTDGHGGNVLADRLHTAGNIDPDEVAYIILEPVQGEGGYRVPHDGFIHDIADIRDEHGIYVIADEIQAGLGRTGKMWGVDHLDLTPDVITSAKGLRVGATVSRSDIFPEEKGRLSSTWGAGDILSAAQGVVTMDAIHEYDLLDNAQVRGRQLWETIADADLDSVVDIRGRGLMFAVEFDTKDRREAVVKEALHRGLLTLGCGYKSLRLLPPLDVTEREIELGANLFVEAAEAAERDAPVTTTDSSDAY; encoded by the coding sequence ATGGACAGAGACACGGCCGAGCCACGGGTACGAGAGATGCCCGGGGAGAAGGCAAAACAGTGGGTCGAGTACCACCATCAGTTCTCCGCTCCGAGTACGTACGTCTACGACTTCGTCTGGGACATCACCGAGGAGTCCGAAGGTCCGTTCTGTACCGACGTCGACGGCAACGTCCTGCTCGACTTCACGAGCCACGTCGCCGCCGCGCCGCTCGGGTACAACAACCCGAAGGTGCTGGAGCCGCTCTCTGACCTCGAGCTGTTCGACCCGGTGAAGATCGCCGGACAGGACTTCTACGCCAGCGGTGGCTGGCCGCCCGAGGACCCCGACATCCCGACACCGACCCAGCTGATGGACCGTCTCATCGACGCGACGGACCACTACGACATGGACCGGGTGTTCCTCTCGAACTCCGGCGCGGAGGCCGTCGAGAACGCCATCAAGATCTGTTACAACCAGCGCGGGCACCGCGCGTTCACCTTCGAGGGCGCGTTCCACGGCCGCACGCTCGGTGCGCTCTCGCTCAACCGCTCGAAGACGGTCCACCGGAAGGGCTACCCCGAGGTGCCCGGCGTCGTCTCCGTGCCCTACATCTCGACCGACGAGGAGTACGAGCAGCGCTGGTGTACCGACGGCCACGGCGGCAACGTCCTCGCCGACAGGCTCCACACCGCCGGCAACATCGACCCCGACGAGGTCGCCTACATCATCCTCGAACCCGTCCAGGGCGAGGGTGGCTACCGCGTCCCCCACGACGGCTTCATCCACGATATCGCCGACATCCGCGACGAGCACGGTATCTACGTCATCGCCGACGAGATACAGGCCGGCCTCGGCCGCACCGGCAAGATGTGGGGCGTCGACCACCTCGACCTCACGCCCGACGTCATCACGTCCGCGAAGGGCCTGCGCGTCGGCGCGACCGTCTCCCGCTCCGATATCTTCCCGGAGGAGAAGGGTCGCCTCTCCTCGACGTGGGGTGCCGGTGACATCCTCTCCGCGGCACAGGGTGTCGTCACGATGGACGCCATCCACGAGTACGACCTCCTCGACAACGCGCAGGTGCGTGGCCGGCAGCTCTGGGAGACCATCGCCGACGCGGACCTCGACTCCGTCGTCGATATCCGCGGCCGCGGACTGATGTTCGCGGTCGAGTTCGACACCAAGGACCGCCGCGAGGCGGTGGTGAAGGAGGCGCTCCACCGCGGGCTGCTCACGCTGGGCTGTGGCTACAAGAGCCTGCGCCTGCTCCCGCCGCTCGACGTCACCGAGCGCGAGATCGAGCTCGGTGCGAACCTGTTCGTCGAGGCCGCCGAGGCCGCCGAGCGCGACGCGCCCGTCACCACGACGGACTCCAGCGACGCGTACTGA